From the genome of Candidatus Ruthia magnifica str. Cm (Calyptogena magnifica):
CAGAATTGGCATCGCGACGAATATTACGAATAGCAACTTTAGCTTGCTCTGCTTCATCCTTGACGATTTTTACCAACTCACCTCGGCGCTCTTGAGTAAGTGGTGGTAAAGGAATGCGCATGATTTGCCCCATGGTTTGTGGGTTAAGTCCTAAATTTGATGTCATAATGGCTTTTTCAATCACAGCTACCATATCCTTTTCCCATGGAGACACTTTAAACGTGCGTGAATCTTCTACACTAATATTAGCCACTTGGGACAGTGGCACCATAGAGCCATAATAATCTACATGAATTTGTTCGAGTAGTGACGAGTGTGCACGATTTGCTCTAATTT
Proteins encoded in this window:
- the frr gene encoding ribosome recycling factor, whose product is MLNEIQQDAQSRMNKSVASLKNAFSKIRANRAHSSLLEQIHVDYYGSMVPLSQVANISVEDSRTFKVSPWEKDMVAVIEKAIMTSNLGLNPQTMGQIMRIPLPPLTQERRGELVKIVKDEAEQAKVAIRNIRRDANSDFKELLKEKEISRDGARKAENSIQKITDTYIKEIEAKFCEKENSLLEI